The Pontibacillus halophilus JSM 076056 = DSM 19796 genome has a segment encoding these proteins:
- a CDS encoding YphA family membrane protein yields the protein MEGLYYFWFCWVFLILALFLMDAGRLRLSLVYCLFTSLIGVQLIWEWDGIVVCGTIVPFLILSFRYLAAHPLWKSSAVIAWCVGIGYAGLQLIEKVTPVWIIVDRTYIYSFLGFVLLTYFVRGFYLRVSVWVLGTTLGESIYAITIWRYGWSEPIGDLAFMDVLLFGMMCMWVTSGFVAIVSMLEQLVSVKTRRKVGIKP from the coding sequence ATGGAAGGGCTATACTATTTTTGGTTTTGTTGGGTGTTTCTAATTTTAGCCTTGTTCTTAATGGATGCCGGACGATTGCGGTTATCGCTTGTGTACTGTTTATTCACTTCTTTAATTGGGGTTCAACTAATTTGGGAGTGGGACGGCATTGTAGTATGTGGTACGATTGTGCCTTTTTTAATTTTGTCGTTTCGCTATTTGGCGGCTCATCCGCTTTGGAAGTCGAGTGCAGTCATTGCGTGGTGCGTAGGGATTGGGTATGCAGGGTTGCAGCTGATTGAGAAAGTTACACCTGTATGGATCATAGTTGACCGGACTTATATTTATAGTTTTCTTGGATTTGTCTTATTGACTTACTTTGTAAGGGGTTTTTATTTGAGGGTGTCAGTTTGGGTGCTGGGTACGACTCTTGGGGAATCCATCTATGCGATCACGATTTGGAGATATGGATGGAGCGAGCCGATTGGGGACTTGGCGTTTATGGATGTGTTGTTGTTCGGAATGATGTGCATGTGGGTCACAAGTGGATTTGTGGCCATCGTGTCCATGCTTGAGCAGCTTGTGTCAGTCAAAACTAGACGTAAAGTGGGGATAAAGCCATGA